One genomic region from Bacteroidota bacterium encodes:
- a CDS encoding IS1595 family transposase — MNLWFEAIFVITAHKKGISSHQLAKDIGCSQKTAWFILHRVREMLKDKAPELLTGEVEIDESYYGGLAKNKHASKRGKNDTGRSLISKTPIFGILKRGGDVYATPVSNVDSKTLIPIMVDRVEEGATIYTDEHKPYRKLKGLYNHAVVKHGNGQYVNGVVHTNTIEGFWSQLKRGINGIYHHVTPTHLHRYCFEYSYRYNTRKITDVERFNNVLAKCEGRLKWDELTGKNPEA; from the coding sequence TTGAATCTTTGGTTTGAAGCGATCTTCGTTATCACAGCGCACAAGAAAGGAATTAGTTCACATCAATTGGCAAAAGACATTGGATGTTCACAGAAAACAGCTTGGTTCATTTTACACCGTGTTCGTGAAATGCTGAAAGATAAAGCACCGGAACTTCTCACCGGTGAAGTCGAGATTGATGAATCTTATTACGGTGGACTTGCGAAAAACAAACACGCAAGCAAGCGTGGTAAGAATGACACTGGAAGAAGTTTGATAAGTAAGACACCGATTTTCGGAATATTGAAACGTGGAGGAGATGTTTACGCAACTCCTGTTTCTAATGTGGATTCAAAAACTCTCATTCCAATTATGGTAGATCGTGTCGAAGAAGGCGCAACAATTTACACGGACGAACATAAGCCTTATAGAAAGTTGAAAGGCTTATACAATCATGCGGTGGTTAAACATGGCAACGGTCAGTATGTGAATGGGGTCGTTCACACGAACACGATTGAGGGCTTTTGGAGTCAATTAAAGCGTGGTATCAATGGAATCTATCACCATGTTACGCCGACTCATTTGCATCGCTATTGCTTTGAGTATTCTTATCGTTACAATACACGCAAGATTACCGACGTAGAGCGGTTCAATAACGTATTGGCGAAATGCGAAGGACGTTTGAAATGGGATGAATTAACCGGCAAAAATCCTGAGGCGTAA
- a CDS encoding glycoside hydrolase family 25 protein, with the protein MNSISLTEELLGIDVSHNNGNINWNKVKSSHPRIRFAYIKATQGVGYTDPQAKNFGAGALQSGLRIGYYHFASLNSLDIVKDAQAEADYFDAVLKTLSPATLPPVLDIETNEKRLNTQQVEEWITNFFQRMQAHGHLRVFIYSYKPFFDSNLPANHQFGNMPLWLAQYRNVPAPSLPHGWNKFTIWQYTDKGKVDGISGNCDMNKAHAEIFLPQQ; encoded by the coding sequence ATGAACTCCATAAGCCTTACTGAAGAACTATTGGGAATTGATGTGTCTCACAATAATGGTAACATCAATTGGAATAAAGTAAAATCTTCGCACCCGCGGATAAGGTTCGCTTATATTAAAGCAACGCAGGGAGTGGGTTACACTGATCCGCAAGCGAAAAATTTTGGTGCCGGTGCGCTTCAATCAGGATTGCGAATCGGTTATTATCATTTTGCTTCGCTGAATTCTCTTGATATTGTTAAGGATGCACAGGCGGAAGCCGACTATTTCGATGCTGTATTGAAGACCTTATCACCTGCTACTTTACCTCCAGTTCTTGACATTGAAACAAATGAGAAGAGATTAAATACACAACAGGTGGAGGAGTGGATAACTAATTTTTTTCAGCGTATGCAGGCGCACGGACACTTACGCGTGTTCATCTATAGCTACAAACCTTTCTTTGATTCGAACTTACCGGCGAATCACCAATTCGGAAATATGCCGCTCTGGTTAGCGCAGTACCGTAATGTTCCCGCACCTTCACTTCCGCATGGCTGGAATAAATTTACCATCTGGCAATACACGGATAAAGGGAAAGTAGATGGTATCAGCGGCAATTGTGATATGAATAAAGCGCATGCTGAGATTTTTCTTCCGCAGCAATGA
- a CDS encoding LytTR family transcriptional regulator, protein MKGFIEIADTKKTIVLPETEILRLATQEGYTVVYTKDRKQYVSTQILKVVARKLDPKVFFRIHKSHIINLKEVRTYEKGDGGCVTMSDGSIVTVARRQKVEFLKRLRS, encoded by the coding sequence ATGAAAGGGTTCATAGAAATAGCTGATACAAAGAAAACGATCGTTCTTCCGGAAACGGAAATTCTTCGGCTTGCTACACAGGAAGGTTATACGGTGGTGTATACAAAAGACAGAAAGCAGTATGTGAGTACGCAGATACTTAAGGTGGTCGCGCGGAAACTCGATCCGAAAGTATTTTTCCGTATCCATAAATCACATATCATAAATCTTAAAGAGGTGCGTACCTATGAAAAGGGTGATGGTGGTTGTGTAACCATGAGTGACGGAAGTATTGTAACTGTCGCCAGGAGACAGAAAGTGGAGTTTTTGAAGAGGTTGCGATCATGA
- a CDS encoding IS3 family transposase codes for MVRGVCSSIFMREGISINIKRIRRLMHKIGIIAIYPKKKTTLANVLHKKYPYLLRDLKIEWVNQVWSIDITYVPMKNGYMYLTAVMDWYSRKVLNWKISASMTVDFCRNCLQEAINTFGTPEIFNSDQGCQFTSVKFTSIWNGTQTKISMDGRGRAIDNVFIERLWRSVKYENIFISAYETNSDLYAGLFEYFHFYNSGRFHQSLNYKTPDEIYYMNMLTDMNKEKKSKKEIQHHQQK; via the coding sequence ATGGTGCGCGGCGTGTGCAGCAGCATCTTCATGCGCGAGGGAATTTCAATCAACATCAAACGCATTCGACGGTTGATGCACAAGATTGGAATCATCGCAATTTATCCGAAGAAAAAAACAACGCTTGCAAATGTGCTTCACAAAAAATATCCATATCTCTTGCGCGATTTGAAAATAGAATGGGTGAATCAGGTTTGGAGCATCGACATCACTTACGTGCCAATGAAAAACGGTTACATGTATTTGACAGCCGTGATGGATTGGTACAGCAGGAAAGTGTTGAACTGGAAAATATCGGCGAGCATGACGGTTGATTTTTGCAGGAACTGTTTGCAGGAGGCGATAAATACTTTTGGAACTCCTGAAATTTTCAATTCCGATCAGGGCTGTCAATTCACCAGCGTAAAATTCACTTCCATCTGGAACGGAACGCAAACGAAAATCAGCATGGATGGACGCGGACGTGCGATCGACAATGTTTTCATTGAAAGATTATGGAGAAGCGTGAAGTACGAAAACATTTTCATCAGCGCCTATGAAACCAATTCAGATTTGTACGCGGGACTGTTCGAGTACTTTCATTTTTACAACAGCGGAAGATTCCATCAGTCGTTGAATTACAAAACGCCCGATGAAATTTACTATATGAACATGTTAACCGATATGAACAAAGAAAAAAAAAGCAAAAAAGAAATTCAACATCATCAACAAAAATAA
- the plsY gene encoding glycerol-3-phosphate 1-O-acyltransferase PlsY: MTTSGILGMLFAYLLGSVPSAVWIGKAFFNTDVREHGSGNAGATNTFRVLGKRAGIPVLIMDCAKGYFAVMLAYFISTVPPGTEDFVNTQLVLGTAAVLGHIFPVLAGFRGGKGIATLLGVTLAINPFACAIVAALFMLVFLGTHYVSLSSIAAGIAYPVVIIVFFKHHVVPAHVVFSCMVAMLILITHQKNIERLLSKTESKMFLVKRKEEDASATGEKEEEVLS, from the coding sequence ATGACAACCAGCGGAATACTCGGAATGCTTTTCGCTTACCTGCTCGGATCTGTTCCCTCTGCGGTGTGGATAGGCAAAGCTTTTTTCAATACGGATGTGCGCGAGCACGGGAGCGGGAATGCGGGTGCAACAAATACGTTCCGCGTGTTGGGCAAGCGCGCAGGAATTCCGGTTTTAATTATGGATTGTGCAAAAGGATATTTTGCGGTGATGCTCGCTTATTTTATTTCCACGGTTCCGCCCGGCACAGAAGATTTTGTGAATACACAATTGGTTCTTGGAACTGCAGCAGTACTCGGACATATTTTTCCGGTGCTTGCAGGATTCCGCGGCGGAAAAGGAATTGCCACTTTACTCGGCGTTACGCTGGCCATAAATCCTTTTGCCTGTGCAATAGTTGCTGCCTTGTTTATGCTTGTTTTCCTGGGCACACATTACGTTTCTCTTTCTTCCATTGCTGCCGGCATTGCTTATCCTGTGGTGATCATTGTTTTTTTCAAACATCATGTGGTTCCGGCGCACGTGGTTTTTTCCTGCATGGTGGCCATGCTCATTCTCATTACGCACCAGAAAAATATTGAACGTTTGCTGAGCAAAACCGAATCAAAAATGTTTTTGGTGAAAAGGAAAGAGGAAGATGCTTCGGCTACAGGCGAGAAGGAAGAGGAAGTATTATCGTGA
- the prmA gene encoding 50S ribosomal protein L11 methyltransferase has protein sequence MDYIELEVKIDPRQPGCDLLITELAELGFESFADTEEGFLAYVPQHAFNQRAYSLLNDNDFQLGKIQFEERVIAHRNWNAEWEKDFEPVMIGNDLLIRAPFHLPGKNFRMEIVIQPQQSFGTGHHETTRLMAQKLLTLPLGRRYILDMGCGTGILAILAEKCGAQKVLAVDIDENAVQNSQENILRNNCSVIKTICGNTGSLDNEKFNVILANINKNILLSSMDSFAKHLHEGGDLLLSGFFTQDADELKRTAKENKLIFKSMSGEGEWALLHFEKN, from the coding sequence ATGGATTACATCGAACTTGAAGTAAAAATAGATCCGCGGCAACCGGGCTGTGATCTCCTCATCACGGAGCTGGCTGAACTCGGTTTTGAAAGTTTTGCTGATACGGAAGAAGGTTTTCTTGCTTACGTGCCGCAGCATGCGTTCAACCAGCGTGCCTATTCCTTGCTGAATGATAACGATTTTCAATTGGGAAAAATTCAATTCGAAGAAAGAGTGATCGCGCACCGCAACTGGAATGCAGAATGGGAAAAAGATTTTGAACCGGTGATGATCGGTAATGACCTGCTCATACGCGCTCCTTTTCATTTGCCGGGTAAAAACTTCCGGATGGAAATTGTGATCCAGCCGCAACAATCTTTCGGAACAGGGCATCATGAAACCACCCGGCTCATGGCGCAAAAGTTATTAACACTGCCACTCGGCCGGCGTTATATACTCGACATGGGTTGCGGAACAGGAATACTGGCCATACTCGCTGAAAAATGCGGCGCTCAAAAAGTGCTCGCGGTTGACATTGATGAAAATGCGGTGCAGAACTCGCAGGAAAATATTCTGCGGAATAATTGTTCCGTGATAAAAACAATTTGCGGAAATACAGGATCGCTTGACAATGAAAAATTCAATGTGATCCTGGCGAACATCAATAAAAATATCCTGCTTTCCTCTATGGATTCATTTGCCAAACATCTTCACGAAGGCGGAGATCTTCTGCTCAGCGGATTTTTCACACAGGATGCTGATGAATTGAAAAGAACTGCAAAAGAAAATAAATTAATATTCAAGTCGATGTCCGGGGAAGGCGAATGGGCGCTTCTTCATTTTGAGAAAAACTGA
- a CDS encoding SAM-dependent methyltransferase, whose protein sequence is MESEIFGKEFWSGRWKEGNTKWDIGYPSPPLQEYLDGVSNKDEKILIPGCGNAYEAEYLWKKGFTRVYLVDIAEKALEEFSKRVPDFPKDHLINKDFFDLEGINYWNLILEQTFFCALHPSLRKKYAVKMNELLTPAGRLVGVLFNDPLLTDDSPPFRGSEEEYRAIFSPYFTFTKMEPARNSIPPRAGRELFIDLRKKIQK, encoded by the coding sequence ATGGAAAGTGAAATTTTCGGAAAAGAATTCTGGAGCGGGAGATGGAAAGAAGGAAATACAAAATGGGACATCGGTTACCCGTCTCCGCCTTTGCAGGAATATTTAGATGGAGTTTCCAATAAAGATGAAAAGATCCTGATCCCCGGATGTGGCAATGCGTACGAAGCAGAATACCTCTGGAAAAAAGGTTTCACACGCGTGTACTTAGTTGACATTGCAGAAAAAGCGCTGGAAGAATTTTCAAAACGCGTTCCGGATTTTCCAAAAGATCATCTCATCAATAAAGATTTTTTTGATCTCGAAGGAATAAATTACTGGAACCTTATTCTCGAGCAGACTTTTTTCTGTGCGCTGCATCCCTCGCTGAGAAAGAAATATGCAGTGAAGATGAATGAACTGCTTACGCCTGCGGGGCGACTGGTGGGTGTGCTTTTCAATGACCCGCTGCTGACGGACGATTCTCCTCCCTTCCGCGGAAGTGAAGAAGAATACCGCGCAATCTTCTCTCCTTATTTTACGTTTACAAAAATGGAACCTGCACGCAATTCCATTCCGCCAAGAGCAGGAAGAGAATTATTCATAGATCTCCGCAAGAAAATTCAGAAGTGA
- a CDS encoding C40 family peptidase, which translates to MMRNILFSALLLMSPQIFAQIDSAFLKTDSTKHSDVVNYYAAYGLHPDSAVTPSLFYDVYEWKGTKYHYGGMTKKGVDCSGFVINVYREAYHIDILNERSAKSLFIATDTVPRKELAEGDLVFFRIKKGQVSHVGIYLGNNKFVHASVHGGVMIDDLDEPYYRKYFYRGGKLKTGKDYR; encoded by the coding sequence ATGATGCGTAATATTTTATTTTCTGCACTGTTGCTGATGTCGCCGCAAATATTTGCGCAGATCGATTCTGCATTTTTAAAAACTGATTCTACAAAACACAGCGACGTTGTCAATTATTATGCTGCCTACGGGCTTCATCCTGATTCGGCTGTAACTCCTTCGCTTTTTTACGATGTGTACGAATGGAAAGGAACGAAATATCATTATGGAGGAATGACAAAAAAAGGCGTGGACTGCTCGGGATTTGTCATCAATGTTTACCGCGAAGCTTACCACATTGACATTCTCAATGAAAGAAGTGCGAAGAGTTTATTCATCGCCACCGACACGGTTCCGCGAAAAGAACTTGCAGAAGGCGATCTTGTTTTTTTCAGAATAAAAAAAGGACAGGTTTCTCACGTCGGAATTTATCTCGGCAACAACAAATTCGTGCATGCATCCGTGCACGGGGGCGTAATGATCGATGACCTGGATGAGCCTTATTACAGGAAATATTTTTACAGGGGAGGAAAACTGAAAACAGGAAAGGATTACAGATAG
- a CDS encoding DUF4294 domain-containing protein — protein MKNAILISVLLLAAFTAKAQALGIGDVNKYPKAMITTGVDANGDTLVVVNEYTCVIAAPRTFANPKEQAKWDRLKRDVKKAYPYSVLAKMKLSEMDAQMAYMKTDEQRKQYAEKCEKELVGQFEVDMRDLTFTQGHILLKLMDRETNSTTYDIIKERRGSFSAFMWQGVATVFGNNLKSDYDPTGDDANIEAVVELIEMGVI, from the coding sequence ATGAAAAACGCAATCCTCATTTCGGTTCTTCTCCTTGCAGCATTCACTGCAAAGGCGCAGGCGCTTGGAATTGGCGATGTGAATAAATATCCCAAAGCCATGATTACAACTGGTGTTGATGCTAATGGTGATACGCTGGTTGTGGTGAATGAATACACTTGCGTTATTGCCGCGCCGCGGACTTTTGCAAATCCTAAAGAGCAGGCAAAATGGGACCGGTTAAAACGCGATGTGAAAAAAGCTTATCCGTATTCTGTGCTTGCAAAAATGAAACTTTCAGAAATGGATGCGCAGATGGCTTATATGAAAACGGATGAGCAGCGAAAACAGTATGCAGAGAAATGTGAGAAAGAACTTGTCGGGCAATTTGAAGTGGATATGCGTGATCTTACATTTACGCAGGGACACATTTTACTCAAACTGATGGATCGCGAAACGAATTCCACCACTTACGATATCATCAAAGAACGCCGCGGATCTTTCTCCGCTTTCATGTGGCAGGGCGTTGCCACTGTATTTGGAAATAACCTCAAGTCCGATTACGATCCAACCGGTGACGATGCGAATATTGAAGCTGTGGTAGAGTTGATCGAGATGGGCGTCATCTAA
- the accC gene encoding acetyl-CoA carboxylase biotin carboxylase subunit yields MKKILVANRGEIALRVMRSCREMGIKTVAVFSEADRNAPFVKYADEAVCIGPPPSSQSYLCGDKIIAVAKKLAVDGIHPGYGFLSENSGFAAAVAKAKIKFIGPSPEAMDMMGDKLSAKAAAKKYKIPMVPGSEGAISSVEEGKKIAKETGFPLLIKASAGGGGKGMRIVEKIGDFEEQMKLAVSEAKSAFGDGSVFIEKYVSGPRHIEIQVMADHHGNVVYLFERECSIQRRHQKVIEEAPSSILTPELRERMGKCACDVARACKYSGAGTVEFLLDEKRNFYFLEMNTRLQVEHPVTEMITGIDLVKEQIRVARGEKLSFSQKDIYMNGHAVEVRVYAEDPANNFLPDIGKLVTYRRPQGNGVRVDDGFEEGMNIPIYYDPMIAKLITWGKDREEAIQRMIRAIDEFQITGVETTLLFCRFVLEHKAFTSGDFDTSFITKYFTPDQLKVTNNEEEEIATIVAASWLLKEKKRSSHHPNGNISHSHWKANRTSNEI; encoded by the coding sequence ATGAAAAAAATTCTTGTCGCCAATCGAGGCGAAATTGCCCTGAGAGTGATGCGTTCCTGCCGGGAGATGGGTATAAAAACTGTTGCCGTTTTTTCTGAAGCAGATCGCAATGCGCCATTTGTAAAATATGCCGACGAAGCGGTCTGCATTGGTCCGCCGCCCTCTTCACAATCTTATTTGTGCGGGGATAAAATAATTGCTGTTGCAAAAAAACTTGCTGTCGATGGTATTCATCCCGGTTATGGTTTTCTCTCTGAGAATTCCGGTTTTGCCGCTGCAGTTGCCAAAGCGAAAATAAAATTCATAGGTCCTTCACCGGAAGCGATGGACATGATGGGCGATAAACTTTCTGCTAAAGCCGCAGCGAAAAAGTATAAAATACCAATGGTGCCCGGATCGGAAGGCGCGATCAGTTCGGTGGAAGAAGGAAAAAAAATTGCAAAAGAAACCGGTTTCCCGTTACTGATCAAAGCCAGCGCAGGTGGAGGTGGAAAAGGAATGCGAATCGTGGAGAAGATCGGGGATTTCGAAGAGCAGATGAAACTTGCAGTGAGTGAAGCAAAATCTGCATTCGGCGACGGGTCTGTTTTCATTGAGAAATATGTGAGCGGCCCAAGACACATAGAGATACAGGTGATGGCTGACCATCATGGAAATGTAGTTTATCTTTTTGAGCGCGAATGTTCCATTCAGCGTCGTCACCAGAAAGTGATCGAAGAAGCGCCTTCGAGTATACTCACGCCTGAGTTGCGCGAGCGCATGGGCAAGTGTGCGTGTGATGTGGCGCGTGCGTGCAAGTACTCGGGCGCAGGAACCGTAGAATTTCTCCTCGATGAAAAAAGAAATTTTTATTTCCTCGAGATGAATACGCGCTTGCAGGTAGAGCATCCGGTTACTGAAATGATAACAGGAATCGATCTTGTGAAAGAACAGATACGCGTGGCGCGCGGAGAAAAACTTTCTTTCTCGCAAAAAGATATTTACATGAACGGACACGCGGTTGAAGTGCGCGTGTATGCAGAAGATCCGGCGAATAATTTTCTTCCCGACATTGGCAAACTTGTTACGTACAGGCGGCCGCAGGGAAACGGTGTGCGCGTGGACGATGGATTTGAAGAAGGCATGAACATCCCGATCTATTATGATCCGATGATCGCAAAACTCATCACGTGGGGAAAAGACAGGGAAGAAGCCATTCAGCGTATGATACGCGCCATTGATGAATTCCAGATAACGGGCGTGGAAACAACACTTTTGTTCTGCCGTTTTGTTCTTGAACATAAAGCATTTACATCAGGAGATTTTGATACAAGCTTCATTACAAAATATTTTACTCCCGATCAGTTGAAAGTCACAAATAATGAGGAAGAAGAGATTGCTACCATTGTGGCTGCTTCCTGGTTGTTGAAGGAAAAAAAGAGATCTTCTCATCATCCGAATGGTAATATTTCGCATTCACACTGGAAAGCGAACCGTACTTCGAATGAGATCTGA
- a CDS encoding OmpA family protein, giving the protein MRIYATIIFVFITRQFFSQNLVRNPGFEEKDSVYYFGAKYWSVPTAGTTDFFNVPDSRDLNFFGGRTKANTGNGFAGFIPYEYATHQDNYREFTTGELTEALKAGQTYPVSFYLQLGKKCRYSVAELQIWFSKTKPEKTLGPNPTKEKPQMEFNIKPANATQGNWVEISGSYTATGGEKYFTIGNFLSDKNSTMVKMHVPVKGSHEWAYYYMDDFSIGDTAITEIPNDNAIWKPDLDTTKLNVAVPLDIAAGKRIIGQNIYFENDKAVLLPESYPLLDQIIAAMKDQPQLKVEIDGFTDANGTPEHNMMLSADRANTVAGYFFSHGIDKNRMTAKGFGSTRPVADEGTDEGRSKNRRVEFVFSE; this is encoded by the coding sequence ATGCGGATTTACGCAACAATTATTTTTGTTTTTATCACGCGTCAATTCTTTTCCCAGAACCTCGTGAGGAATCCCGGGTTTGAAGAAAAAGATTCCGTTTATTATTTCGGCGCAAAATATTGGAGCGTTCCTACAGCCGGCACCACCGATTTTTTCAATGTGCCTGATTCGCGTGATCTGAATTTTTTCGGTGGAAGAACAAAAGCAAATACAGGAAATGGTTTTGCCGGATTCATTCCGTATGAATATGCCACGCACCAGGATAATTATCGTGAATTCACTACAGGAGAATTAACCGAAGCATTAAAAGCGGGCCAGACTTACCCTGTTTCATTTTATTTACAACTCGGAAAAAAATGCAGGTACAGCGTGGCTGAATTGCAGATCTGGTTTTCGAAAACAAAACCGGAAAAGACATTAGGCCCGAACCCGACCAAAGAAAAACCACAAATGGAATTTAATATTAAACCGGCGAACGCAACGCAGGGAAACTGGGTAGAAATTTCCGGAAGCTATACAGCAACCGGCGGAGAAAAATATTTTACGATCGGAAATTTTCTTTCCGATAAAAATTCTACTATGGTAAAAATGCACGTTCCGGTGAAAGGAAGCCACGAGTGGGCTTATTATTATATGGACGATTTTTCGATCGGCGACACTGCGATAACTGAAATTCCAAATGACAATGCTATCTGGAAACCCGACTTAGATACCACGAAACTTAATGTGGCAGTTCCATTGGACATTGCAGCAGGAAAAAGAATTATTGGGCAGAATATTTATTTTGAAAATGATAAAGCGGTTCTCCTGCCGGAATCCTATCCATTGCTCGACCAGATAATCGCAGCAATGAAAGATCAGCCGCAATTGAAAGTGGAGATCGACGGATTCACCGATGCGAATGGAACTCCCGAACACAACATGATGTTATCTGCCGATCGCGCAAATACTGTAGCCGGATATTTCTTTTCGCACGGAATTGATAAAAACAGGATGACTGCGAAAGGATTCGGCTCCACTCGCCCGGTTGCTGATGAAGGAACTGATGAAGGACGCTCGAAGAACCGCAGGGTGGAATTTGTTTTTTCTGAGTAA
- a CDS encoding PorT family protein — protein MRFTIFSIIFLHTCVNAQTQFGFKLNAGASYFTDKLTSTDPNTKQSFSLMPSGQAGLFYSYRFGKFSAGTELFFIPIEGCETLITNVLDQTGNPTGELGNDTIRRHIYYLGVPLYFGYYIKKFNFNLGAQFHYALASGGEEQGHINYNGGYYRWNNKSTSLAIDKFDIGVRAGVFYNLNDKFSIEANYYYGFNNLISDPRISPDWKWKVQQMTIGLRYGIMRRETPQPTN, from the coding sequence ATGCGGTTCACAATATTCTCCATCATTTTCCTGCACACCTGCGTAAACGCGCAAACGCAATTCGGATTCAAGTTAAACGCCGGGGCAAGTTATTTCACGGATAAATTGACGAGCACCGATCCCAACACTAAGCAGTCTTTTTCTCTCATGCCGTCGGGCCAGGCCGGACTTTTTTATTCTTACAGATTTGGGAAATTTTCCGCCGGAACTGAATTGTTTTTTATTCCTATTGAAGGGTGTGAAACTTTAATTACCAATGTCCTTGATCAAACAGGAAATCCCACAGGCGAACTCGGCAACGATACCATCCGGAGACACATCTATTACCTGGGTGTTCCTCTTTATTTCGGATACTATATTAAAAAATTCAATTTCAATCTTGGCGCCCAGTTTCATTATGCGCTCGCAAGCGGTGGAGAAGAACAAGGCCACATCAATTACAATGGCGGATACTATCGCTGGAATAACAAATCAACCTCGCTGGCCATTGATAAATTTGACATTGGTGTACGTGCAGGTGTTTTCTATAACTTGAATGATAAATTTTCAATCGAAGCAAATTATTATTATGGTTTCAATAATCTTATTTCCGATCCGCGTATTTCACCGGACTGGAAATGGAAAGTGCAGCAAATGACGATCGGGTTGCGTTATGGAATTATGAGAAGAGAAACACCTCAACCCACTAATTGA
- a CDS encoding DUF1801 domain-containing protein: MTKNKTTENKKSIPAFLKSIKEAKKRTDCSAIIDMIAKQTKLEPKMWGTSIVGFGSYHYKYESGREGDAPLAGIAARANAITFYLGSEFEKREELLSKFGKHKVAGGCIHIHKLEDVDKNVLIKMVKNSIAQRKKDHKC; this comes from the coding sequence ATGACAAAAAATAAAACTACAGAAAACAAAAAAAGTATTCCTGCTTTTTTAAAGTCGATCAAAGAAGCAAAGAAGCGTACGGACTGTTCCGCTATCATTGACATGATCGCAAAGCAAACAAAATTAGAACCGAAGATGTGGGGAACAAGCATCGTCGGTTTCGGGAGTTACCATTACAAATATGAGAGTGGCCGCGAAGGTGATGCGCCTCTTGCGGGAATTGCGGCGAGAGCAAATGCGATTACTTTTTATCTCGGTTCGGAATTCGAAAAAAGAGAAGAACTGCTTTCAAAATTCGGAAAACATAAAGTAGCCGGAGGATGTATTCATATTCATAAACTGGAAGACGTTGACAAAAATGTTTTAATTAAGATGGTAAAAAATTCCATTGCACAGCGAAAGAAAGATCATAAGTGCTGA
- a CDS encoding threonylcarbamoyl-AMP synthase: MQTITGTDISFAAELLRKGELVAIPTETVYGLAANALDADAVLKIYETKGRPLFNPLIVHVHDAKQFEKYAEEIPSIVYELADKFSPGPLTFVLKKKNIIPDIVTGGGDTVALRVPGHPLALKLLSQLDFPLAAPSANPFGYISPVNAFHVREQLEGRIPYILDGGNSMVGIESTVISFEGNKVSVLRAGGVAMEDIAEQIQNSKFKIQNFVKPILNLESSILNSPGQLKSHYAPKIILKFGKMEKLLAKYSNEKKAILSFSKKYSGENIVAYEILSLKGDLHEAARNLFSAMRKLDASGAEVILAEKFPDHGLGVAINDRLERASS; the protein is encoded by the coding sequence ATGCAGACCATTACCGGCACTGATATTTCATTCGCGGCAGAACTTCTCCGCAAAGGAGAACTCGTTGCCATTCCCACAGAAACTGTTTATGGCCTGGCAGCGAATGCACTCGATGCCGATGCTGTTCTGAAAATTTATGAGACCAAAGGCCGCCCGCTTTTCAATCCGCTCATCGTGCATGTGCATGATGCGAAACAGTTTGAAAAATATGCCGAGGAAATTCCTTCAATCGTTTATGAACTTGCCGATAAATTTTCTCCCGGGCCTTTGACATTCGTGCTGAAGAAAAAAAATATTATTCCCGACATCGTTACCGGTGGAGGAGATACGGTTGCCTTGCGCGTACCCGGGCATCCGCTCGCGCTGAAACTTCTTTCGCAACTTGATTTTCCGCTTGCGGCGCCGAGCGCAAATCCATTCGGATATATTTCGCCGGTGAATGCGTTTCATGTAAGAGAACAACTCGAAGGAAGAATTCCATACATCCTCGATGGAGGAAATTCCATGGTAGGAATTGAATCGACGGTAATTTCTTTCGAAGGGAATAAAGTTTCTGTTCTCAGGGCTGGTGGAGTTGCGATGGAGGATATTGCCGAGCAAATTCAAAATTCAAAATTCAAGATTCAAAATTTTGTAAAGCCAATCTTGAATCTTGAATCTTCAATTTTAAATTCCCCCGGCCAATTAAAATCTCATTACGCGCCGAAAATTATTTTGAAATTTGGAAAGATGGAAAAGTTGCTGGCAAAATATTCAAACGAGAAAAAAGCAATTTTATCTTTTTCGAAAAAATATTCCGGAGAAAATATTGTTGCATACGAAATTCTTTCTCTAAAAGGAGATCTTCACGAAGCGGCGCGTAATTTATTTTCTGCAATGAGAAAACTAGATGCGAGTGGGGCAGAGGTGATCCTTGCTGAAAAATTTCCCGATCACGGATTAGGTGTTGCCATCAATGACCGCCTCGAACGGGCAAGCTCTTAA